In the genome of Marinobacter sp. ANT_B65, one region contains:
- a CDS encoding DUF4398 domain-containing protein, which translates to MNKHKSMLYTAGITGIALSIGGCASPGERPDSDLQSAESSLQQAVAADARKFEPVLLNNAQNKVADAKSLIEQEKYVEAERLLEQAAVDAQLAGTRSETAKAKHAVEEINKNIESLRKQINQDQ; encoded by the coding sequence ATGAACAAGCATAAGTCGATGTTATACACCGCCGGTATTACCGGCATTGCTCTTTCTATCGGCGGCTGTGCCAGCCCTGGCGAGCGACCGGATTCAGACCTTCAATCCGCAGAGAGTTCTCTTCAGCAGGCCGTTGCCGCAGACGCCCGGAAGTTTGAACCAGTACTACTGAATAATGCGCAAAACAAAGTCGCCGACGCAAAAAGCCTTATAGAGCAGGAAAAGTACGTGGAAGCCGAGCGTCTTCTTGAACAGGCCGCTGTTGACGCCCAACTGGCTGGTACGCGTTCGGAAACGGCTAAAGCCAAACACGCTGTAGAGGAGATCAATAAAAACATTGAGTCGCTGCGCAAACAAATCAATCAAGACCAGTAA
- a CDS encoding OmpA family protein: MNKRNITLGMAVGFSVLVAGCATTQPENPMVNEARASYSKIKDDPDVARSGDRQLRSARDELKRAEALLADGEDTVRIEHAAYLANRHAQIASEQAQRARLQAQIDSAEERRRELMLDQRSSEAERARKEAEMLRKRMEELQAERTDRGMVLTLGDVLFDLNKADLKASGQKTIGRLAQFMREYEDRRVRVEGYTDSTGNDLYNQQLSERRALAVRDELVAQGIERRRVEIQGYGEQFPVASNDTSTGRQQNRRVEIVISDKDGNIEAR, translated from the coding sequence ATGAACAAACGCAACATAACACTGGGCATGGCTGTGGGCTTTTCAGTACTGGTCGCCGGCTGCGCCACAACCCAGCCAGAAAATCCGATGGTTAATGAAGCTCGCGCCTCTTACTCCAAAATCAAAGACGACCCGGATGTTGCACGCAGCGGAGATCGTCAGCTACGTAGTGCAAGAGATGAGCTTAAACGTGCTGAAGCTTTGCTCGCTGACGGCGAAGATACTGTCCGCATTGAGCACGCAGCCTACCTTGCAAACCGCCACGCCCAGATCGCCAGCGAACAGGCCCAGCGCGCGCGACTTCAGGCGCAGATTGATTCCGCGGAAGAACGCCGCCGTGAGCTGATGCTTGACCAGCGTTCCAGTGAAGCAGAGCGGGCACGCAAGGAAGCCGAGATGCTGCGCAAGAGAATGGAGGAACTGCAGGCAGAGCGTACTGATCGAGGCATGGTACTGACACTGGGAGATGTCCTTTTCGATCTCAATAAAGCAGACCTTAAAGCTTCAGGGCAGAAAACCATCGGCCGCCTCGCTCAGTTCATGAGAGAGTATGAAGACAGGAGAGTCCGCGTGGAAGGTTACACCGACAGCACTGGTAACGACTTGTACAACCAGCAGTTATCCGAACGTCGGGCTCTGGCAGTTCGGGACGAACTGGTCGCACAGGGCATTGAGCGCCGCCGGGTAGAAATCCAGGGCTACGGTGAACAATTCCCTGTCGCCAGCAATGACACCTCCACTGGGCGGCAACAAAACCGTCGTGTAGAGATCGTGATCTCGGACAAAGACGGCAACATCGAGGCCCGGTAA
- a CDS encoding YdcH family protein, translating to MALEKHDLLNELPESKDAIHTLKTTDQHFAKLFETYHELDHEVRRIEQGVETPSDDYLEEQKKKRLSLKDQLYGMIRDYEASMAS from the coding sequence ATGGCACTGGAAAAACACGATCTGTTAAATGAACTGCCAGAATCTAAAGACGCCATCCATACACTGAAAACGACCGATCAGCATTTTGCGAAACTCTTCGAAACGTATCACGAGCTTGATCATGAAGTGCGTCGTATCGAACAGGGCGTCGAGACTCCTTCCGATGACTATCTTGAGGAGCAGAAAAAAAAGCGGCTGAGCCTGAAGGATCAGCTTTACGGCATGATCCGCGATTATGAAGCTTCGATGGCAAGCTGA
- a CDS encoding molybdopterin oxidoreductase family protein: MENGTHYRTCHLCEAMCGVAVEMKGGRIAAIKGDENDPLSHGHICPKAVALQDLHEDPDRLRKPVRKTATGWQEIEWDEAFRTVAEKLHRTRTSHGRNSIGVYLGNPNVHNHGSLIATMPFLRALGTQNRFSATSNDQLPHMLASLEMFGHQVLFPVPDIDHTDLFICIGGNPMASNGSLMTVPDFRGRLKALKQRNGRMIVVDPRRTETAKLAEEFHFIRPGTDAFLLMAMVNSLFTDGLIHPGPAEDLVKDMDLLRLACMPFTPDAVAERTGISAETIRNLAHQLAKTPKAALYTRMGTSTQTFGSIATWLAYCLNILTGKLDSVGGVMFTQPAIDLVALGALSGQRGHFGKRHSRIKALPEFAGEYPASTMADEILTPGEGQIRAFVTIAGNPVLSSPNGRRLDKALSGLDFMVSVDYYINETTRHADIILPPTAALERSHYDIVFNMLAVRNVSKYSEALFDAGPDSRHDWEILLELAHRLEKLRKGGKLAIRSELGWRAFKQAGPDPIIDLLLRTGPYGTDTGRARAILEPATSLAMDLLPKRHPLRALTRLSSLNPQWQELPKGLSLKRLKQSPSGIDLGALRPALPNRLFTQDGKIHLAPRRYLEDVERLHRKLSEPDSPGELLVIGRRHVRSNNSWMHNSRRLVKGKDRCTLLVHPNDAGRLGLKDGCQAEISSADRRILLPVEVTEDMMPGVVSIPHGWGHDRDGTGQSTAASHPGASINDVLSDEHTDPVAGTSVLNGQSVTVKVWQPEQKPVPA, from the coding sequence ATGGAAAACGGTACCCACTATCGCACCTGTCATTTGTGTGAAGCCATGTGCGGCGTTGCCGTTGAAATGAAGGGAGGGCGCATTGCCGCCATCAAGGGCGATGAAAACGACCCCCTGAGCCATGGACACATCTGCCCGAAAGCAGTTGCTCTGCAGGATCTTCATGAAGATCCGGACCGGCTGCGTAAACCGGTTCGCAAAACGGCCACTGGCTGGCAGGAGATCGAATGGGATGAGGCCTTCAGAACTGTAGCGGAAAAACTGCATCGCACACGCACCAGCCATGGTCGCAACAGCATTGGTGTGTACCTCGGCAACCCAAACGTCCACAACCACGGCTCGCTGATCGCAACCATGCCGTTTCTACGGGCGCTTGGCACCCAGAACCGTTTTTCTGCAACCTCCAACGACCAACTCCCGCATATGCTTGCCAGCCTGGAGATGTTCGGTCATCAGGTTCTGTTTCCTGTCCCGGATATCGATCACACCGACCTGTTTATCTGCATTGGCGGGAACCCCATGGCGTCCAACGGCAGCCTGATGACCGTCCCTGACTTTCGCGGCCGGCTCAAAGCTCTGAAGCAGCGCAATGGCAGGATGATAGTTGTGGATCCCCGGCGCACAGAAACTGCAAAACTTGCAGAGGAATTTCATTTCATCCGCCCCGGCACCGATGCTTTCCTGCTGATGGCTATGGTGAATAGCCTGTTTACGGACGGATTAATCCACCCCGGCCCTGCAGAAGATCTTGTTAAAGACATGGACCTCTTGCGCCTGGCCTGCATGCCATTCACTCCCGACGCTGTTGCTGAGCGCACGGGCATTAGCGCGGAGACCATACGTAACCTTGCGCACCAGCTTGCAAAGACCCCCAAAGCTGCTCTGTACACCCGCATGGGCACCAGCACCCAGACATTCGGCAGCATCGCCACCTGGCTGGCTTACTGTCTGAACATTCTGACAGGAAAGCTGGATAGCGTTGGCGGAGTTATGTTCACTCAGCCAGCCATTGATCTCGTTGCCCTGGGGGCATTGTCCGGTCAACGAGGGCATTTTGGTAAGCGCCATAGCCGGATTAAAGCACTGCCGGAGTTTGCCGGGGAGTATCCCGCCAGCACCATGGCCGACGAAATACTCACACCGGGTGAGGGGCAGATTCGCGCCTTTGTGACCATCGCCGGTAACCCGGTGCTTTCCAGCCCCAATGGGCGCCGGCTGGACAAGGCTCTGAGCGGGCTGGATTTTATGGTATCGGTGGATTACTACATAAACGAAACCACTCGCCACGCAGACATCATCCTGCCCCCGACCGCAGCCCTTGAGCGTAGTCACTACGATATCGTATTCAACATGCTGGCCGTACGGAACGTATCAAAATACAGCGAGGCGCTGTTTGATGCAGGCCCGGACTCCCGGCATGACTGGGAGATTCTACTGGAACTGGCTCACAGGTTAGAGAAGTTGCGTAAAGGCGGAAAACTGGCTATTCGCTCCGAACTGGGCTGGCGAGCGTTCAAACAGGCAGGTCCCGATCCGATCATTGATCTGCTTCTCCGAACCGGCCCTTATGGCACAGATACCGGGCGTGCTCGTGCGATACTGGAGCCGGCCACAAGCCTGGCTATGGACCTGTTACCCAAACGCCACCCTCTGCGCGCCCTCACCAGACTGAGCTCCCTTAATCCTCAATGGCAGGAACTGCCCAAAGGGCTTTCCCTCAAGCGCCTGAAGCAGAGTCCCAGCGGAATTGATCTGGGAGCTCTGCGACCAGCCCTGCCCAACAGACTGTTCACACAGGACGGAAAGATACATCTGGCTCCACGGCGCTATCTTGAAGATGTAGAACGTCTTCACCGGAAACTGTCTGAACCGGACTCACCCGGTGAGCTGCTGGTGATTGGCCGGCGCCATGTTCGCAGCAACAACTCATGGATGCACAACAGCCGCAGACTGGTGAAGGGCAAAGATCGCTGCACTTTACTGGTCCACCCCAATGATGCAGGCCGGCTGGGCCTTAAAGACGGCTGTCAGGCGGAGATAAGTTCTGCTGACCGCCGGATCCTGTTGCCGGTGGAAGTTACCGAAGACATGATGCCAGGCGTGGTTTCCATTCCCCACGGCTGGGGTCATGACCGCGACGGTACAGGCCAGTCCACCGCAGCCAGTCATCCAGGCGCAAGCATTAACGACGTATTGAGCGACGAACATACAGATCCGGTGGCGGGTACATCCGTATTGAATGGTCAGTCGGTAACTGTCAAAGTCTGGCAACCGGAACAGAAACCTGTACCGGCCTGA
- a CDS encoding DUF2489 domain-containing protein: MPEWLQWSLIITGAIAIVVLLGFIRRQTVILSDNRKRQQKADAFQARRREDMIDSIRMIAMAIEENQVEYSEACLRIKGLLDHVEPALMEQAPYRVFLEVYEQLRHMPTHQARQDTEARFVEKMDKERFSVEKRHADEIRSAATAIRNHPF; the protein is encoded by the coding sequence ATGCCTGAGTGGCTGCAGTGGAGCCTGATTATTACCGGTGCTATCGCTATTGTTGTATTACTGGGTTTTATCCGAAGGCAAACGGTTATTCTGTCTGACAACCGCAAACGCCAGCAAAAAGCAGATGCATTTCAGGCCCGACGGCGCGAGGACATGATCGACAGTATCCGTATGATCGCTATGGCTATTGAGGAAAATCAGGTCGAATACTCGGAAGCCTGCTTACGCATCAAGGGCCTGCTTGATCATGTGGAGCCTGCGCTCATGGAACAAGCACCCTACCGGGTATTTCTGGAGGTATATGAGCAACTTCGCCATATGCCCACTCACCAGGCGCGCCAGGATACGGAAGCACGTTTCGTGGAAAAAATGGACAAGGAACGGTTCTCGGTAGAGAAGCGCCATGCTGATGAAATTCGCAGCGCCGCGACCGCCATCCGGAATCACCCGTTCTGA
- a CDS encoding aminoacyl-tRNA deacylase and HDOD domain-containing protein, which translates to MELPVTVQQALGDAAKGVSLRDARQANRHELLRMVLLEDGQDNLQVICCKEDLIDLERLNKQLERNFRLMKPREQVRVKKRAGLRELPALPSLTGWPTIVDRRVDDLPAVALELGEQNLALVMPAEDFRALTSSADRRSFTVASENIAVNLDDPDKDRAQLTFALKKFTSLRIRQRLEDTMELPPLPETAQRIIHLRVNPNAVMGDLVDIVESDPSLAAQVVSWASSSFYAAAGQVRSVHDAVSRVLGFDMVMNLAMGLSLGHTLKPPQDHPDGYVDYWQQAIWQAQSAGILASMMPRGERPAIGLAYLSGLLHNFGYLLLAQVFPPHFKLVCRSLEVNPAIDSSVTEHYLLGITREQIAGQLMENWGMPDEVTMALRYQKHPGYKGDHSVYARLLWLGRQLLAARGIALGASETVEQEVFDELGLDRKQVEEQFDELVDGKDNIMAMAGMMTQ; encoded by the coding sequence ATGGAATTACCTGTCACGGTTCAGCAGGCCTTGGGCGATGCCGCTAAGGGCGTGTCGCTGAGAGACGCACGTCAGGCTAACAGGCACGAGCTGTTGCGGATGGTGTTGCTCGAAGACGGGCAGGATAATCTCCAGGTCATTTGCTGCAAAGAAGATTTGATTGACCTCGAGCGCTTGAACAAGCAACTGGAGCGGAATTTTCGTCTTATGAAGCCCCGGGAGCAGGTACGTGTAAAAAAACGCGCCGGCCTGAGGGAGCTTCCGGCTCTGCCTTCGCTTACAGGCTGGCCTACCATAGTGGATCGCAGGGTAGATGATTTGCCCGCAGTAGCCCTGGAGCTGGGTGAACAGAATCTGGCCCTGGTGATGCCTGCTGAAGATTTTCGCGCGCTGACGTCATCTGCGGATCGCCGGTCGTTTACGGTGGCATCGGAAAATATAGCTGTAAATCTGGATGACCCGGACAAAGACCGTGCCCAGCTGACTTTCGCCCTGAAAAAATTTACAAGCCTGCGCATCCGGCAGCGTCTTGAAGACACGATGGAACTTCCACCGTTGCCGGAAACAGCTCAGCGAATCATTCACTTGCGGGTAAATCCCAATGCAGTAATGGGTGATCTAGTGGATATCGTTGAGAGTGATCCCAGCCTGGCCGCTCAGGTTGTCAGTTGGGCATCATCTTCCTTTTACGCGGCCGCCGGGCAAGTTCGGTCCGTGCACGATGCCGTATCCCGGGTACTCGGGTTTGATATGGTCATGAATCTGGCGATGGGGCTGTCCCTTGGGCATACGCTCAAGCCGCCCCAGGACCACCCTGATGGCTATGTGGATTACTGGCAGCAGGCAATATGGCAGGCGCAGTCAGCGGGCATTCTCGCCAGTATGATGCCCCGGGGTGAGCGCCCTGCGATCGGGCTGGCATATCTTTCGGGTCTTCTGCATAACTTTGGCTACCTTCTGCTTGCGCAGGTTTTTCCTCCCCATTTCAAACTGGTATGCCGCTCCCTGGAAGTAAACCCAGCCATTGATTCCTCGGTTACGGAACATTACCTCCTGGGTATCACCCGTGAACAGATTGCCGGCCAGTTAATGGAGAACTGGGGTATGCCGGACGAGGTCACTATGGCTCTCAGGTATCAGAAGCATCCAGGATATAAAGGTGATCACAGTGTTTATGCCAGGCTGCTGTGGCTGGGCCGGCAACTGTTGGCTGCCAGAGGCATAGCTCTTGGTGCCAGCGAAACCGTAGAGCAGGAAGTTTTCGACGAGTTAGGGCTGGATCGCAAGCAGGTAGAAGAACAGTTTGATGAACTCGTAGACGGCAAAGACAACATTATGGCTATGGCCGGCATGATGACGCAGTAA
- the recG gene encoding ATP-dependent DNA helicase RecG → MASLDDIPVTELKGVGSALAEKLARLGIASLQDLLFHLPHRYEDRTRIVPMGNLRVGDVAVVEGEVMKADLVMGRRRSLQVTLKDSSGFLVMRFFHFNAAQKNQLSEGSLVRCFGEVRPGRAGYEFYHPEYQVNPPPMPADGQATLTPVYPLTEGIQQPRVRGLCQQALGYLQRHPIHDWLPAELLAKFQLPGITEAVQLVHSPPANAPVHLLMEGLHPAQQRLVMEELLAHQLSMLQVRQQIQARQSLPLLPAGDLSERFLEELPFALTGAQRHVMSDIRQDLSQPLPMLRLVQGDVGSGKTVVAALAALQAMGAGAQVALMAPTEILAEQHYQNFCSWFEPLGARVAWLSGKVKGKARKETLEAVHSGVADIVIGTHALFQDDVLFHRLALVIVDEQHRFGVHQRLALREKGVGSTLAPHQLIMTATPIPRTLAMSAYADLDTSVIDELPPGRKPIETIVIPDSRREDVIERVRGACNDGRQAYWVCTLIEESEALQCQAAEVTEQELTERLPGLKIGLVHGRLKSAEKASVMDQFKRGELDLLVATTVIEVGVDVPNASLIIIENPERLGLAQLHQLRGRVGRGEQASFCVLMYHPPLSANGKARLQALRESQDGFVIAEKDLEIRGPGEVLGTRQTGMMQFRLADFERDKGWIEPVREMAPGLMGHPRLVQALIRRWLGEKMRYGDV, encoded by the coding sequence ATGGCATCACTGGATGATATTCCGGTTACTGAGCTTAAAGGCGTAGGAAGCGCCCTGGCTGAGAAGCTGGCGCGACTGGGAATCGCATCGCTGCAGGATTTGCTGTTTCACCTCCCTCATCGTTATGAAGACCGCACCCGCATTGTGCCCATGGGCAACCTGAGAGTAGGTGACGTGGCTGTGGTGGAAGGTGAGGTGATGAAGGCGGATCTGGTGATGGGGCGGCGTCGCAGCCTGCAGGTTACCTTGAAAGACAGCAGTGGATTTCTGGTGATGCGGTTTTTTCATTTTAACGCAGCACAGAAAAATCAACTTTCCGAAGGCTCGCTGGTCAGGTGTTTTGGTGAAGTACGCCCGGGCCGCGCCGGGTACGAGTTTTATCACCCCGAGTATCAGGTCAACCCTCCACCCATGCCTGCTGACGGCCAGGCTACCCTGACGCCAGTTTATCCTCTGACGGAAGGCATACAGCAGCCGCGCGTCAGAGGGCTGTGCCAGCAGGCTCTGGGATACCTTCAACGTCATCCGATACATGATTGGTTGCCGGCAGAGTTGTTGGCCAAGTTCCAGTTGCCAGGCATTACAGAGGCTGTCCAGCTGGTACATTCTCCTCCTGCCAATGCTCCGGTTCATCTGCTCATGGAGGGGCTTCACCCGGCACAGCAGCGACTTGTTATGGAAGAACTGCTTGCCCACCAATTGAGTATGCTGCAGGTCCGGCAGCAGATTCAGGCCCGCCAGTCTTTACCCCTGCTGCCTGCCGGCGATTTGTCTGAACGATTTCTGGAAGAGCTGCCATTTGCGCTGACGGGTGCGCAACGTCACGTTATGAGCGATATCCGGCAGGATCTCAGCCAACCTTTGCCAATGCTGCGACTGGTTCAGGGCGATGTGGGTTCCGGTAAAACCGTGGTTGCCGCTCTGGCGGCGCTTCAGGCGATGGGTGCGGGTGCCCAGGTTGCGCTTATGGCACCGACAGAAATACTGGCCGAGCAGCATTACCAGAACTTTTGTAGTTGGTTTGAGCCCTTGGGAGCCCGCGTGGCCTGGCTGTCCGGCAAGGTCAAAGGGAAAGCCCGAAAAGAGACTCTGGAAGCCGTTCATAGCGGCGTCGCAGACATTGTAATCGGAACCCATGCTCTGTTTCAGGATGATGTGTTGTTTCACCGTCTGGCTCTGGTAATCGTAGACGAGCAGCATCGGTTTGGTGTGCACCAGCGTCTTGCGTTACGTGAAAAGGGCGTGGGGAGCACTCTGGCACCACACCAGTTGATTATGACAGCGACTCCAATCCCGCGCACATTAGCGATGAGCGCGTACGCGGATCTTGATACCTCGGTGATTGACGAGTTGCCGCCGGGCCGTAAGCCCATAGAAACTATTGTAATCCCTGACAGCCGCCGGGAAGATGTGATTGAGCGTGTGCGTGGGGCCTGCAACGATGGTCGACAGGCTTATTGGGTCTGTACTCTTATTGAAGAGTCGGAAGCATTGCAATGTCAGGCGGCTGAAGTAACTGAACAGGAACTGACGGAGCGGTTGCCGGGCCTGAAAATCGGGCTGGTCCATGGGCGCCTGAAATCCGCAGAAAAAGCGTCTGTTATGGACCAGTTCAAACGGGGTGAGCTTGATCTTCTGGTTGCTACCACTGTAATTGAGGTGGGCGTTGATGTTCCCAATGCATCGCTGATCATCATTGAGAACCCGGAGCGACTGGGGCTGGCTCAGTTGCACCAGCTTCGTGGCAGGGTGGGGCGGGGTGAACAGGCCAGCTTCTGTGTGCTTATGTACCACCCACCCCTCTCTGCTAATGGCAAGGCGCGGCTGCAGGCCCTGCGTGAGAGTCAGGATGGCTTTGTGATTGCCGAGAAAGATCTTGAAATACGGGGGCCAGGTGAAGTGCTTGGCACGCGTCAGACTGGCATGATGCAGTTCCGGCTGGCAGACTTTGAACGAGATAAGGGCTGGATTGAACCCGTGCGCGAGATGGCGCCGGGGCTCATGGGGCACCCCCGGCTGGTGCAGGCACTGATCAGGCGCTGGCTGGGTGAAAAAATGCGGTATGGAGATGTGTGA
- a CDS encoding hydrogen peroxide-inducible genes activator, whose protein sequence is MTLTELRYVVTLARERHFGRAAERCHVSQPTLSVAVKKLEDELGVPLFERSKSSIRVTETGQRIVEQAQRVLDQVSVIRDMAQDGKNQLCSPLKVGAIYTIGPYLFPHLLPELRRAAPEMPLYIEENYTASLRQKLRQSELDAIIIALPFEEAEVLTLPLYDEPFVVLLPAGHPLAAKKEITGDELAREQLLLLGPGHCFRDQVLESCPPLVDAVTRRADIGSPSLVTEGSSLETIRHMVASGLGITVLPLSAATAMGYSEDVLVTRPFAAPVPFRTVALAWRVTFPRPKAIDVLSLAASQCRVIEKAKAD, encoded by the coding sequence ATGACTCTTACCGAGTTACGATACGTCGTTACGCTTGCCCGCGAAAGGCATTTTGGCAGAGCTGCAGAGCGCTGCCATGTGAGTCAGCCTACACTCAGCGTTGCGGTCAAAAAACTGGAAGACGAGTTGGGTGTCCCGCTTTTTGAACGCAGTAAAAGCAGTATTCGGGTAACGGAAACCGGCCAGCGTATTGTTGAGCAGGCCCAGCGGGTTCTCGATCAGGTCAGCGTGATCCGCGACATGGCTCAGGATGGTAAAAACCAGTTGTGCTCACCCTTGAAGGTCGGGGCAATTTATACCATTGGGCCTTATCTGTTCCCTCATCTGTTGCCGGAGTTACGCCGTGCAGCGCCTGAGATGCCACTCTATATCGAAGAAAACTACACAGCCAGTCTGCGTCAGAAGTTGCGACAGTCGGAGCTGGACGCAATTATCATTGCATTACCGTTTGAAGAAGCGGAAGTGTTGACGCTGCCGCTATACGATGAACCCTTTGTAGTACTTCTGCCTGCCGGCCACCCGCTCGCCGCGAAGAAAGAGATCACTGGCGACGAACTTGCCCGTGAGCAATTGCTGTTGCTGGGCCCCGGGCATTGCTTCCGGGATCAGGTGCTGGAATCCTGCCCACCGCTGGTGGATGCGGTTACCCGTCGTGCTGACATAGGCTCGCCATCGCTGGTTACTGAGGGCAGCTCTCTGGAGACTATTCGTCATATGGTTGCCTCTGGCCTGGGGATTACCGTTCTTCCGCTCTCCGCGGCTACCGCCATGGGGTATAGCGAAGACGTACTTGTTACCCGGCCTTTTGCGGCTCCTGTGCCTTTTCGGACAGTGGCTCTGGCCTGGAGGGTCACCTTCCCGAGGCCCAAAGCCATTGATGTTCTTTCACTGGCAGCAAGTCAGTGCCGGGTGATTGAAAAAGCAAAAGCGGACTGA
- a CDS encoding NAD-dependent epimerase/dehydratase family protein, with translation MAITERNSMPGILVAGCGKLGGAIADLLKDSAQVYGLRRNPSRVPEGILPIGADLNRPESLKDMLPANLDSVIYCLTPSSYDEQGYRDAYVNGLLNLLEALGNQKLKRLFFISSTSVYAQDDDSLVDETSPASPARVTGQQILAGEQTALDSGHPATVVRFSGIYGPSRRRFLEEVIEGRMNPEKPAPFSNRIHEEDAAAVVAYLSGLALAGKPLDNCYVASDCEPVRLDDVVAWVRQQVPCAEPVAEARKGGRAGSKRCNNQRLLQTGFRFRYPDFRAGYREMIDKSPAWNE, from the coding sequence ATGGCAATCACTGAACGCAATAGTATGCCAGGAATTCTTGTTGCCGGTTGCGGCAAGCTCGGTGGTGCTATCGCCGATCTGCTGAAAGACTCTGCACAGGTCTATGGACTACGCCGCAATCCGTCCAGGGTTCCGGAAGGCATACTGCCCATCGGCGCAGATCTGAACCGCCCGGAAAGCCTGAAGGATATGCTACCGGCGAATCTGGACAGCGTTATCTACTGTCTGACCCCTTCGAGTTACGACGAACAGGGGTATAGAGATGCTTATGTTAACGGCCTCCTCAACCTGCTTGAAGCCTTGGGCAACCAAAAGCTCAAACGGCTCTTTTTTATCAGCAGCACCAGTGTTTATGCCCAGGACGACGACAGCCTGGTAGATGAAACCAGCCCGGCTTCCCCTGCCCGCGTCACAGGCCAACAGATACTTGCCGGCGAACAGACAGCACTGGATAGCGGCCATCCCGCAACAGTTGTCCGCTTCAGCGGAATTTACGGGCCTTCACGGAGGCGCTTTCTTGAGGAAGTTATTGAGGGGCGCATGAACCCGGAGAAGCCTGCACCTTTCAGCAATCGTATTCATGAGGAAGACGCTGCCGCAGTTGTGGCTTATCTCAGTGGGCTGGCACTTGCTGGAAAACCTCTGGACAACTGCTATGTGGCCAGCGACTGCGAGCCGGTTCGCCTTGATGACGTGGTTGCATGGGTCCGCCAGCAGGTTCCCTGCGCCGAGCCGGTAGCAGAGGCCAGAAAGGGCGGACGGGCCGGCAGTAAACGCTGCAACAATCAGAGATTGCTACAAACCGGGTTCAGATTTCGCTATCCGGATTTCCGGGCCGGGTACCGTGAAATGATCGATAAAAGCCCGGCCTGGAACGAATAA
- a CDS encoding RidA family protein has product MTNKSIIQTENAPRAIGTYSQAVKAGDTVYISGQIPLVPETMEVVSGDFAANTRQVFDNLRAVCEAAGGELKDIVKVNIYMTDLSNFATVNEIMATYFQEPYPARAAVEVSALPKGVPVEMEAVMVLS; this is encoded by the coding sequence ATGACCAACAAATCCATAATTCAGACTGAAAATGCACCACGTGCAATTGGCACATACTCCCAGGCCGTAAAGGCGGGTGACACGGTCTATATTTCAGGTCAGATTCCTCTGGTCCCTGAGACCATGGAGGTAGTTTCCGGAGACTTTGCTGCCAATACCCGCCAGGTGTTCGATAACCTCAGGGCTGTGTGTGAAGCTGCAGGAGGGGAGCTGAAGGATATTGTAAAGGTAAATATCTACATGACCGACCTGTCGAACTTCGCGACGGTCAATGAGATCATGGCGACGTATTTCCAGGAGCCATATCCAGCCCGGGCTGCGGTAGAGGTATCGGCGCTACCCAAGGGTGTGCCTGTAGAGATGGAAGCGGTAATGGTGCTGAGCTGA